One window of Bactrocera tryoni isolate S06 chromosome 2, CSIRO_BtryS06_freeze2, whole genome shotgun sequence genomic DNA carries:
- the LOC120768487 gene encoding eukaryotic translation initiation factor 3 subunit K, whose protein sequence is MSHMVKMENGQSQTIQEMLGCIERYNPDHLKTLEAYVEDQAKNNTYDLEANLAVLKLYQFNPHMLNFDITYTILLKCLTNLPHTDFVMAKCLLLPQQMKDGTVQTIIDLADILERTDFTLFWQRAEVNRSMFRHISGFHDSIRKFVCHVVGITFQTIRKDLLKELLGGIEDSTLDQWIKKYGWKHQGNLIVIAVQDEKIKTKNITEKIEFDNLGGLMAQCL, encoded by the exons ATGTCGCATATGGTGAAAATGGAAAATGGTCAAAGTCAAACTATTCAAGAGATGTTAGGGTGCATTGAACG GTACAACCCGGATCACCTTAAAACGCTGGAAGCTTATGTCGAAGATCAAGCTAAAAATAATACCTACGATTTGGAGGCAAATCTGGCAGTGCTCAAACTATATCAGTTCAACCCACATATGCTTAACTTCGACATCACATATACAATACTGCTGAAGTGTTTGACAAACCTGCCGCATACAGATTTTGTTATggcaaaatgtttattattgcCACAACAAATGAAGGACGGGACCGTGCAGACCATAATTGATTTGGCCGACATATTAGAGCGCACAGATTTTACATTGTTTTGGCAGCGTGCTGAAGTAAACCGATCCATGTTTCGTCATATTTCTGGTTTCCATGATTCCATACGTAAATTCGTATGCCACGTTGTGGGAATAACTTTCCAAACTATCAGGAAGGATTTGCTGAAGGAACTCTTAGGAGGAATTGAAG ATTCGACGCTTGATCAGTGGATTAAGAAATATGGCTGGAAACATCAAGGAAATTTAATTGTCATCGCTGTTCAAGATGAGAAAATTAAGACGAAAAACATAACTGAAAAGATTGAGTTTGATAACTTGGGTGGTTTAATGGCTCAATGCTTgtaa
- the LOC120767795 gene encoding probable cGMP 3',5'-cyclic phosphodiesterase subunit delta has protein sequence MGSEDTEISSGDRIQKGFQINYMILRDADSGKVIWQENKDFSSPDVEHEARVPIKILDLRAVSREINFSTIEPMENFRLDQKVLFKGRIMEEWFFEMGWVGANTTNTWQSTIEAAPESQMMPAKVLNGNVTIQTSFYDNDTLITKSIVRLYYI, from the coding sequence ATGGGATCCGAAGATACGGAGATAAGTTCTGgagatagaatccaaaaaggttttcaaataaattatatgattcTTCGTGACGCGGATTCTGGAAAGGTAATATGGCAAGAAAATAAGGACTTCTCTTCACCAGATGTAGAACATGAAGCGCGTGTACCTATCAAAATATTGGATTTAAGAGCCGTGTCTCGTGAAATCAATTTCAGCACCATTGAACCAATGGAAAATTTTCGTCTCGATCAAAAGGTGCTCTTCAAAGGACGCATAATGGAAGAATGGTTTTTCGAAATGGGCTGGGTAGGTGCAAACACTACAAATACTTGGCAATCGACAATCGAAGCTGCACCTGAATCCCAGATGATGCCAGCAAAGGTCTTAAATGGTAATGTTACAATTCAAACAAGTTTCTATGACAACGACACACTTATCACCAAATCAATTGTGCGCCTATACTACatttaa
- the LOC120768486 gene encoding TATA-box-binding protein, with protein sequence MDQMLSPGFSIPSISATPLHQMDADQQIVPNPVYHPAADNHDLNHMGMPSLMNSGNSPATTNNANMIGNSHPTMPTAHKQMQSFQSSSSLMTNGGAPQSLMQPQTPQSLMSPMVPMSERAENLSNIHQTMGPATPMTPMTPGSADPGIVPQLQNIVSTVNLCCKLDLKKIALHARNAEYNPKRFAAVIMRIREPRTTALIFSSGKMVCTGAKSEDDSRLAARKYARIIQKLGFQAKFRDFKIQNMVGSCDVKFPIRLEGLVLTHCNFSSYEPELFPGLIYRMVRPRIVLLIFVSGKVVLTGAKVRQEIYEAFDKIFPILKKFKKQS encoded by the exons atggatCAAATGTTGAGTCCTGGGTTTTCCATTCCCAGCATTTCCGCAACACCTCTTCATCAAATGGATGCAGATCAACAGATTGTGCCTAATCCTGTTTATCACCCTGCCGCGGATAATCATGACTTAAATCACATGGGAATGCCTTCGTTAATGAATAGTGGAAACTCACCAGCTACAACAAATAATGCCAACATGATTGGCAATTCGCATCCTACTATGCCGACGGCGCATAAACAAATGCAATCATTTCAGAGTTCCAGTTCTTTAATGACAAACGGAGGAGCGCCGCAAAGTCTAATGCAACCACAAACACCA CAAAGTTTGATGTCACCAATGGTACCGATGAGTGAACGCGCCGAAAATCTAAGCAATATACATCAGACAATGGGTCCTGCCACCCCTATGACACCAATGACACCCGGTTCCGCCGACCCCGGAATTGTTCCACAACTACA gaACATTGTTTCAACAGTAAATTTGTGTTGTAAAttggatttgaaaaaaatagctCTTCACGCCCGTAATGCGGAGTACAATCCCAAACGTTTTGCGGCAGTGATTATGCGAATTCGGGAACCTCGTACTACAGCATTAATTTTCTCCTCGGGTAAAATGGTATGTACCGGAGCAAAGAGTGAGGATGACTCTAGATTGGCGGCAAGAAAGTACGCACGTATCATTCAAAAATTAGGATTTCAG gccaaatttcgtgatttcaaaatccaaaacaTGGTCGGGTCATGTGATGTGAAATTTCCTATTCGCCTGGAAGGTCTAGTACTTACCCATTGTAATTTCAGTTCTTATGAACCTGAGTTATTTCCTGGACTTATATATCGAATGGTTCGACCTCGTATAGTGCTGCTAATTTTTGTGTCCGGTAAAGTGGTGCTGACTGGTGCAAAAGTACGTCAGGAAATCTATGAAGCATTCGACAAGATATTTCCTATtcttaaaaagttcaaaaaacaaTCTTAA